In Deinococcus psychrotolerans, a genomic segment contains:
- the thrB gene encoding homoserine kinase, producing MPAAFEVRSPASSANLGPGFDSLGLSVPLYTTLRVTPQTRTEVVPLGPDLEGTPADESNYVYRAMLLTAKRAGMTLPPARVEIETEVPLARGLGSSAAALVAGIVAANELLGRPLDDATLLDVAAREEGHADNVAPALYGGIVVATLDKLGTHHIRLDPPAHLGVTVLIPDFELSTAKARAVLPNEYSRADAVHALSHSALLAAALATGRLDLLQHAMQDYIHQIWRAPLVPGLSDILEEAHKHGALGAALSGAGPTVLCFHDTRHETHPLHAFLSSVMKRNGLEGQILDLPIDTQGTLIRTL from the coding sequence TTGCCTGCTGCTTTTGAAGTGCGCTCTCCAGCCAGCAGCGCCAATCTCGGCCCCGGTTTTGACAGCTTGGGGCTGAGCGTGCCGCTTTATACCACCTTACGCGTGACGCCGCAGACCCGCACCGAGGTCGTGCCGCTCGGCCCCGACTTGGAAGGTACGCCCGCCGACGAGAGCAACTACGTGTACAGGGCCATGCTGCTGACGGCCAAGCGGGCGGGGATGACGTTGCCGCCAGCGCGGGTAGAAATTGAAACCGAAGTGCCGCTGGCACGCGGCTTGGGTTCCAGCGCGGCGGCCCTGGTGGCGGGCATCGTGGCGGCCAATGAATTGCTGGGAAGGCCTCTGGACGACGCTACCCTGCTGGACGTGGCGGCCCGCGAGGAAGGCCACGCCGACAACGTGGCTCCGGCGCTCTACGGCGGAATCGTGGTGGCCACGCTGGACAAGCTCGGCACCCACCATATCCGGCTCGACCCGCCTGCCCACCTCGGCGTGACAGTGCTGATTCCCGACTTTGAACTCAGCACCGCCAAGGCCCGCGCCGTGCTGCCCAACGAGTATTCGAGGGCCGACGCGGTTCACGCCCTCTCGCACTCGGCGCTGTTGGCAGCGGCGCTGGCGACGGGGAGGCTGGATTTGCTGCAACACGCCATGCAGGATTACATCCACCAGATCTGGCGAGCGCCTCTGGTGCCGGGCCTCAGCGACATTTTGGAAGAGGCCCACAAACACGGCGCACTCGGCGCGGCCCTGTCTGGCGCGGGGCCGACGGTGCTGTGCTTCCATGACACGCGCCACGAAACCCACCCGCTCCACGCCTTTTTGAGCAGCGTGATGAAGCGCAACGGACTAGAGGGGCAGATTCTGGATTTGCCGATTGACACGCAAGGAACACTGATCAGAACGCTCTGA
- the thrC gene encoding threonine synthase has product MPGIIDAYRSFLPVTDKTPALSLHEGGTPLIHSPKLSRELGIELHFKFEGLNPTGSFKDRGMVMAVAKAAEDGATSVICASTGNTSAAAAAYAARMDMKCYVLIPDGRISLGKLAQAVMYGAKIIAIDGNFDKALDLVREIAVSEGIALVNSVNPYRLEGQKTAAFEVVDTLGKAPDILCLPVGNAGNISAYWKGFREYRSHGKIDTLPRMWGIQAAGAAPLARGLARVDEPETLATAIRIGAPASAILARQAVNESAGLFDMVTDDEILEAYRKIARDGVFCEPASAAPVAGLMKLHAAGKLPAGAQVVAVLTGNGLKDPNIALQAVNVEPVQAKADLDSVLSALR; this is encoded by the coding sequence ATGCCCGGAATTATTGATGCTTACCGCAGTTTTTTACCTGTAACTGACAAAACCCCCGCCCTGAGTTTGCACGAAGGCGGTACACCGCTGATCCACTCCCCCAAGCTCAGCCGCGAGCTGGGCATCGAGCTGCACTTCAAATTTGAAGGCCTCAACCCGACCGGCTCTTTCAAAGACCGGGGCATGGTGATGGCCGTCGCCAAAGCGGCCGAGGACGGCGCGACCAGTGTGATTTGCGCTTCCACTGGCAACACCTCCGCCGCCGCCGCCGCCTACGCCGCCCGCATGGACATGAAGTGCTACGTGCTGATTCCCGACGGTCGCATTTCGCTGGGCAAGCTGGCACAGGCGGTGATGTACGGCGCGAAGATCATCGCCATCGACGGTAACTTTGACAAAGCGCTGGATTTGGTGCGCGAGATTGCGGTGAGCGAGGGCATAGCGCTGGTCAACAGCGTCAACCCTTACCGCTTAGAAGGCCAGAAGACAGCCGCCTTTGAAGTGGTCGACACCCTCGGCAAAGCGCCGGACATCTTGTGCTTGCCGGTGGGCAACGCGGGCAACATCAGCGCTTACTGGAAGGGCTTCCGGGAGTACCGCTCGCACGGCAAGATAGACACGCTACCGAGGATGTGGGGCATTCAGGCGGCGGGGGCCGCTCCTTTGGCACGCGGCCTGGCACGGGTGGACGAACCCGAAACGCTGGCCACCGCCATCCGCATCGGTGCGCCTGCCAGCGCCATCCTTGCCCGGCAAGCCGTCAACGAAAGTGCGGGGCTGTTCGACATGGTGACGGACGACGAGATTTTGGAGGCTTACCGCAAAATCGCGCGGGACGGCGTGTTTTGTGAACCGGCCAGCGCCGCGCCGGTCGCTGGTCTCATGAAACTGCACGCGGCGGGCAAACTCCCAGCCGGAGCGCAAGTGGTGGCGGTGCTGACCGGCAACGGCCTCAAAGACCCCAACATCGCCCTGCAAGCCGTGAATGTGGAGCCAGTGCAGGCCAAGGCCGACTTGGACTCGGTGCTTTCGGCGCTGCGCTAA
- a CDS encoding GlsB/YeaQ/YmgE family stress response membrane protein, with the protein MGWIVTIIVGAICGWLASMIMNTNAQQGAVANILIGIVGALLAQWIFAGLLNIGGANAAGGGFNFLSILWGVLGSVILIAILKAVKVLK; encoded by the coding sequence ATCGGATGGATTGTGACTATTATAGTCGGTGCGATATGCGGATGGTTGGCAAGCATGATTATGAACACCAACGCTCAGCAGGGCGCAGTGGCTAATATTTTAATCGGTATCGTCGGGGCTTTGTTGGCGCAGTGGATCTTCGCCGGTCTGCTTAATATCGGCGGCGCAAACGCAGCGGGCGGCGGCTTTAACTTCTTGAGCATTCTTTGGGGCGTACTCGGTTCGGTCATCTTGATCGCCATCCTCAAAGCCGTCAAAGTTCTGAAGTAA
- the rpmB gene encoding 50S ribosomal protein L28, producing MSRVCELCGKGPIVVNSVIRRGKARAAGGVGRKVTGVSKTRQLPNLQSAIITKGGVGVRLRVCTKCLRNAYAA from the coding sequence ATGTCTAGAGTATGTGAACTGTGCGGTAAGGGGCCGATTGTCGTCAACTCGGTGATCCGCCGTGGTAAGGCGCGGGCAGCGGGCGGCGTAGGCCGCAAAGTGACCGGCGTCAGCAAAACCCGCCAACTCCCCAACCTCCAAAGTGCCATCATCACCAAAGGCGGCGTGGGCGTGCGCTTGCGCGTCTGCACCAAATGCCTCAGAAACGCCTACGCCGCGTAA
- the lspA gene encoding signal peptidase II, producing the protein MASTDSPLSGTRLNNQARSMPIWGPALITVVLLIADQLLKTWALTNLKEGAPVVPFIPGVIGWWLTFNTGAAWSLFSGSALPLALGRLLVGLGILIYLFRRPQPAALSAVMAMIAAGAIGNAIDGLRFGKVTDMIYSPALSAVTKAVNAGEFPIFNIADSCVVGGTVLLVLLSLRKTA; encoded by the coding sequence ATGGCTTCAACCGACTCCCCGCTCAGCGGCACTCGCCTTAACAACCAAGCCCGCTCCATGCCGATTTGGGGGCCAGCTCTCATCACAGTTGTGCTGCTGATCGCCGACCAACTGCTTAAAACTTGGGCGCTGACCAATTTGAAAGAGGGCGCTCCAGTGGTGCCCTTTATTCCAGGCGTGATCGGTTGGTGGCTGACTTTCAATACCGGCGCGGCTTGGAGTTTATTTTCAGGTTCGGCGCTGCCGCTGGCACTCGGCAGACTGCTGGTCGGACTGGGGATCTTGATTTATCTGTTTCGCCGCCCACAGCCCGCTGCGCTCAGCGCTGTGATGGCGATGATTGCGGCGGGCGCAATCGGCAACGCTATTGACGGCCTCCGGTTTGGCAAAGTCACCGACATGATCTACTCGCCCGCACTGAGCGCCGTGACCAAGGCAGTAAACGCCGGCGAGTTTCCGATTTTTAATATCGCCGACTCTTGCGTGGTGGGCGGCACTGTTTTGCTGGTGCTGCTAAGCCTGCGTAAAACAGCCTGA
- a CDS encoding S-ribosylhomocysteine lyase, with protein sequence MANVESFDLDHTKVSAPYVRLAGLKRTPRGDAISKYDLRLLQPNASAIDPAAIHTLEHLLAGYLRDHIEQVVDVSPMGCRTGMYMAVIGEPDEAGILQAFEAALKDVEAHDQPIPGVSELECGNYRDHDLDAARQHARTALSQGLKVQQTILIDR encoded by the coding sequence ATGGCAAACGTAGAGTCTTTTGATCTCGATCACACCAAAGTCAGCGCCCCCTACGTCCGTTTGGCAGGCCTCAAGCGCACCCCGCGCGGCGACGCCATCAGTAAGTATGATCTGCGCCTGTTGCAGCCCAACGCTTCAGCCATCGATCCAGCCGCCATTCACACCCTAGAGCACCTGCTGGCTGGCTATTTACGCGACCATATTGAGCAAGTCGTGGACGTCTCCCCAATGGGCTGCCGCACTGGCATGTATATGGCTGTCATTGGCGAACCCGACGAAGCGGGCATTCTGCAAGCCTTTGAGGCGGCCCTCAAAGATGTCGAAGCCCACGACCAACCAATTCCCGGCGTCAGCGAGTTGGAATGCGGCAATTACCGCGATCATGACCTTGACGCCGCCCGTCAACATGCCCGCACTGCTCTGTCGCAGGGTCTCAAAGTCCAGCAAACCATCCTGATCGACCGCTGA